One genomic segment of Pseudonocardia sp. T1-2H includes these proteins:
- a CDS encoding pyridoxal phosphate-dependent aminotransferase, with the protein MREPMAARMRPFTSTIFAEMSALALRTGAINLGQGFPDTDGPPSLLADVAANVTGGVNQYPPGPGIPELRTAVAEHQRRFYGQEVDPERVLITTGATEAIASAILALCEPGDEVVTFQPYYDSYAATIALAGATLRAVPLRPGPSGSPSFAFDPDELRAAFSGRTRVVLVNTPHNPTGTVLDREQLTLIGQLAVEFDAVIVADEVYEHMLYDGREHVPMATLPGLADRTLTISSAGKTFSVTGWKVGWVHGPAELLASVRAAKQFLTYVSGAPFQPAIANALALPDSFYDDLASGLQGKRDLLSAGLRAAGLTVYPSSGTYFVVTDVAPLGVADGAEFCWRLPDLVGVAAVPVSVFCADPDLGRTLVRFAFCKRDEVLAEAVSRLANLRKALEA; encoded by the coding sequence GTGCGCGAACCCATGGCGGCGCGGATGCGGCCCTTCACCTCCACGATCTTCGCCGAGATGTCGGCGCTGGCCCTGCGGACCGGCGCGATCAACCTCGGCCAGGGCTTCCCGGACACCGACGGCCCGCCGTCGCTGCTCGCCGACGTCGCCGCGAACGTCACCGGAGGCGTCAACCAGTACCCGCCGGGACCGGGGATCCCGGAGCTGCGCACCGCCGTGGCGGAGCACCAGCGCCGCTTCTACGGCCAGGAGGTCGACCCGGAACGGGTGCTGATCACGACCGGCGCCACCGAGGCGATCGCCTCCGCGATCCTCGCGCTGTGCGAGCCGGGGGACGAGGTCGTCACGTTCCAGCCGTACTACGACTCCTACGCCGCGACGATCGCGCTGGCCGGAGCCACGTTGCGGGCGGTGCCGCTGCGACCCGGTCCATCGGGATCGCCGAGCTTCGCCTTCGACCCGGACGAGCTGCGCGCCGCGTTCTCCGGGCGCACCCGGGTCGTGCTGGTCAACACCCCGCACAACCCCACCGGCACCGTCCTGGACCGGGAGCAGCTGACGCTCATCGGGCAGCTGGCCGTGGAGTTCGACGCGGTGATCGTCGCCGACGAGGTGTACGAGCACATGCTCTACGACGGCCGCGAGCACGTGCCGATGGCGACGCTGCCCGGTCTCGCGGACCGCACGCTGACGATCTCCTCCGCGGGCAAGACGTTCTCGGTGACGGGCTGGAAGGTGGGCTGGGTGCACGGTCCCGCCGAGCTGCTCGCGTCGGTGCGGGCCGCGAAGCAGTTCCTGACCTACGTGAGCGGGGCGCCGTTCCAGCCCGCGATCGCGAACGCGCTGGCCCTGCCGGACTCCTTCTACGACGACCTGGCGTCGGGCCTGCAGGGCAAGCGGGACCTGCTCTCCGCGGGGCTCCGGGCCGCCGGGCTCACCGTGTACCCGTCGTCCGGGACGTACTTCGTGGTCACCGACGTCGCACCGCTGGGGGTGGCGGACGGGGCGGAGTTCTGCTGGCGGCTACCCGACCTGGTCGGCGTCGCCGCGGTCCCGGTGTCCGTGTTCTGCGCGGACCCGGACCTGGGGCGGACGCTGGTGCGGTTCGCGTTCTGCAAGAGGGACGAGGTGCTGGCCGAGGCCGTGTCCCGGTTGGCGAACCTGCGGAAGGCGCTGGAGGCATGA
- a CDS encoding glutamine synthetase family protein: MSRVDGTIRELSDAGVAGLTIAWADNNGIPRSRTVPIAALHDVARTGVGVTPLFAVFDSSDAITFAHPGLATPSGDVRLVPDHLRITRLAGQPALAWAPGTIVTAEGEPWPYDPRSALQRQVDALAEAGLTARAGYELEFGVYLDEGMAPAHHGPAYGPAALTEIDAFVGDVLHDFRANGLRIGQLHAEYGPAQVEVTLGAADPVTAADEQLLARQTLRAAARKHGLCLSFAPLPSQASAGNGWHLHTSLWRGERNLLAGGPEGPGTDGAAYVAGILRDLLAVAAVSAPSLGSTARLRPGFFAGAYAFWGVENREAPLRYVPGSALLGEDHANLELKTSDASGNPYLALAAVLAAGAAGVAEGLVPPPPVAEDPGTWSDAERAASGIVALPTTQAGQEEALLASSRVTAALGHDLLGAFLAVRRSDAAAAEGKDLDDVLSGLRWRY, translated from the coding sequence ATGAGCCGAGTCGACGGGACCATCCGTGAGCTGTCCGACGCCGGCGTCGCCGGGTTGACGATCGCCTGGGCGGACAACAACGGGATCCCGCGCTCGCGGACCGTGCCGATCGCGGCACTGCACGACGTCGCCCGCACCGGGGTCGGCGTGACGCCGCTTTTCGCCGTCTTCGACAGCTCGGACGCGATCACGTTCGCCCACCCGGGCCTCGCGACGCCGTCCGGGGACGTGCGCCTGGTCCCGGACCACCTGCGCATCACCCGGCTGGCGGGCCAGCCCGCGCTCGCCTGGGCGCCCGGGACGATCGTGACCGCCGAGGGGGAGCCCTGGCCCTACGATCCGCGGTCCGCGCTGCAACGGCAGGTCGACGCCCTGGCCGAGGCCGGGCTCACCGCACGCGCGGGCTACGAGCTCGAGTTCGGGGTCTACCTCGACGAGGGGATGGCCCCCGCCCATCACGGTCCCGCGTACGGCCCGGCGGCGCTCACCGAGATCGACGCGTTCGTCGGGGACGTGCTGCACGACTTCCGCGCCAACGGCCTGCGGATCGGCCAGCTGCACGCGGAGTACGGCCCGGCCCAGGTCGAGGTGACGCTCGGCGCGGCGGACCCGGTGACCGCGGCCGACGAACAGCTGCTCGCCCGGCAGACGCTGCGGGCCGCGGCCCGGAAGCACGGGCTGTGCCTGAGCTTCGCGCCGCTGCCGTCGCAGGCGTCCGCGGGCAACGGCTGGCACCTGCACACCTCGTTGTGGCGGGGGGAGCGCAACCTGCTCGCCGGCGGCCCGGAGGGACCGGGCACGGACGGCGCCGCCTACGTCGCCGGGATCCTGCGGGACCTGCTCGCCGTCGCCGCGGTCAGCGCGCCGAGCCTCGGTTCGACGGCCCGCCTGCGGCCCGGCTTCTTCGCCGGCGCCTACGCGTTCTGGGGGGTGGAGAACCGGGAGGCGCCGCTGCGGTACGTGCCCGGGTCGGCGCTGCTCGGCGAGGACCACGCGAACCTCGAGCTCAAGACGTCCGACGCGTCCGGCAACCCGTACCTCGCGCTGGCCGCCGTGCTCGCGGCCGGCGCCGCCGGGGTGGCCGAAGGCCTCGTCCCGCCCCCGCCGGTCGCCGAGGACCCCGGCACGTGGAGCGACGCCGAGCGCGCCGCGAGCGGGATCGTCGCGCTGCCCACCACACAGGCCGGTCAGGAGGAGGCGCTGCTGGCCAGCTCGCGCGTCACCGCCGCGCTCGGCCACGACCTGCTCGGCGCGTTCCTCGCCGTCCGCCGGTCCGATGCGGCGGCGGCCGAGGGCAAGGACCTCGACGACGTCCTCAGCGGGCTCCGCTGGCGCTACTGA
- a CDS encoding SDR family oxidoreductase — protein MERLAADLRAVVDEVSPGTPVHLLAHDWGSTQAWHAVTHGALDGRVASFTSISGPAREHVAAFYRRARRRDRLRQALASWYMLLFRAPVLPELGWRSGLIGAVMSRRAGVPRPRTADAVRGLELYRENIGGPVGAPVRTDVPVQVLAPADDPFVTPALQTQIAPYVDDLRVRTVPGGHWLPRERPDVVARCVRELAAHVDGAAETPSLRRARAVAKGVGRWVGRVVVVTGAGSGIGRAVAHAFGRRGALVVAADLNLATAQETAFETGGLAYEVDVSDGAAMAAFADRVAAEAGVPDVVVNNAGIAVSGPFADTGVEDWEAILDVNLWGVIHGCRLFGAQLREHGEGGHIVNVASAAAFTPVAGLPAYCTTKSAVLMLSECLRAELAGQGIGVTALCPAFVPTDIVSSARMVGVDESTASEQRRSANALILRRNYPLSKVAERVVRAVERDVALAPVTPEAHVALALSRLTPGLLRAAARIGQ, from the coding sequence ATCGAGCGGCTCGCCGCGGACCTGCGCGCCGTCGTCGACGAGGTCTCGCCCGGCACGCCGGTGCATCTGCTCGCCCACGACTGGGGCTCCACCCAGGCCTGGCACGCGGTGACGCACGGGGCGCTCGACGGGCGGGTCGCCTCGTTCACGTCGATCTCCGGGCCGGCGCGCGAGCACGTCGCCGCCTTCTACCGCCGGGCCCGGCGCCGCGACCGCCTCCGCCAGGCCCTGGCGTCCTGGTACATGCTCCTGTTCAGGGCTCCGGTGCTGCCCGAGCTCGGCTGGCGCTCCGGCCTGATCGGCGCCGTGATGTCCCGCCGGGCGGGCGTCCCGCGGCCCAGGACCGCGGACGCCGTCCGCGGCCTCGAGCTGTACCGCGAGAACATCGGCGGCCCGGTGGGCGCGCCGGTCCGCACGGACGTCCCCGTGCAGGTCCTGGCCCCTGCCGACGACCCGTTCGTCACGCCCGCGCTGCAGACGCAGATCGCCCCGTACGTCGACGATCTGCGGGTCCGGACCGTCCCCGGCGGGCACTGGCTGCCCCGCGAGCGCCCGGACGTCGTCGCCCGGTGCGTCCGTGAGCTCGCCGCGCACGTCGACGGCGCGGCGGAGACGCCGTCGCTGCGCCGGGCCCGGGCGGTCGCGAAGGGTGTCGGCCGCTGGGTCGGCCGGGTCGTCGTCGTGACGGGGGCGGGGAGCGGGATCGGCCGCGCGGTCGCGCACGCGTTCGGCCGGCGCGGCGCGCTCGTCGTCGCCGCGGACCTGAACCTGGCCACGGCGCAGGAGACCGCGTTCGAGACCGGCGGCCTGGCGTACGAGGTCGACGTGTCCGACGGCGCCGCGATGGCCGCCTTCGCGGACCGGGTCGCGGCGGAGGCGGGCGTGCCGGACGTCGTGGTGAACAACGCGGGGATCGCCGTGTCGGGGCCCTTCGCGGACACCGGCGTCGAGGACTGGGAGGCGATCCTGGACGTCAACCTGTGGGGGGTGATCCACGGCTGCCGGCTCTTCGGCGCGCAACTGCGGGAGCACGGCGAGGGCGGGCACATCGTCAACGTCGCATCGGCGGCGGCGTTCACGCCGGTGGCGGGCCTGCCGGCGTACTGCACGACGAAGTCCGCGGTGCTGATGCTGTCCGAGTGCCTGCGCGCGGAGCTGGCCGGGCAGGGGATCGGCGTGACCGCGCTGTGCCCCGCGTTCGTGCCCACGGACATCGTGTCCTCCGCCCGGATGGTCGGCGTGGACGAGTCGACGGCCTCCGAGCAGCGGCGCTCCGCGAACGCGCTGATCCTGCGGCGGAACTACCCGTTGTCGAAGGTCGCGGAGCGCGTGGTGCGCGCCGTGGAGAGGGACGTCGCGCTCGCCCCGGTGACGCCCGAGGCGCACGTCGCGCTGGCCTTGTCCCGGCTCACCCCCGGCCTGCTGCGGGCCGCGGCGAGGATCGGTCAGTAG
- a CDS encoding multidrug effflux MFS transporter, with protein MTTTPDRTRTEKRARGTAAPATPATPPGRLRTTLLLGALIALGPLTIDMYLPALPTLTADLQATASAVQLTLTGTLVGLALGQLILGPLSDSLGRRRPLLAGTALHVLASLLIVVAPNIAVLGALRVLQGVGTAAGAVIALAVVRDLFSGRAGATLFSRLMLVMGAAPVLAPTIGGELLRVTDWRGIFVLLAVYGVALIALLTVMLGETLPPERRRKAGVAHTLRTYGGLFRDRTYVGLVLVAGLVMAGLFAYVSGSSFVYQEQFGLDEQQFGLLFGAGAIWLIAGTQLNAALLRRFEPRQLLPAAIVGAMLAGLALLILSSTGTGGLPGVVAPLWVALFFCGISMPNGPALALARHGESAGTAAALLGAVQFGVGALVSPLVGLLGNDAPAMGVVIFAALLLALLVLLTVVRPWQLADLDEDAAA; from the coding sequence GTGACCACCACCCCTGATCGCACTCGGACGGAGAAACGAGCCCGGGGCACCGCCGCCCCCGCGACTCCCGCCACCCCGCCCGGGCGGCTCCGGACCACCCTGTTGCTGGGCGCGCTCATCGCGCTCGGGCCGCTCACCATCGACATGTACCTGCCGGCCCTGCCGACGCTGACCGCGGACTTGCAGGCCACGGCTTCGGCCGTGCAGCTGACGCTCACCGGCACCCTGGTCGGCCTCGCGCTGGGCCAGCTGATCCTCGGCCCGCTCTCGGACTCGCTCGGCCGGCGGCGCCCGCTGCTCGCGGGGACGGCGCTGCACGTGCTGGCGTCACTGCTGATCGTGGTCGCCCCGAACATCGCCGTGCTCGGGGCGCTCCGGGTGCTCCAGGGCGTCGGTACCGCGGCAGGCGCGGTGATCGCGCTGGCCGTGGTCCGGGACCTGTTCTCCGGCCGGGCCGGGGCCACCCTGTTCTCCCGGCTGATGCTCGTGATGGGCGCCGCCCCGGTGCTCGCGCCGACCATCGGCGGCGAGCTGCTGCGCGTCACGGACTGGCGCGGGATCTTCGTCCTGCTCGCCGTCTACGGCGTCGCCCTGATCGCGCTGCTCACGGTCATGCTCGGCGAGACGCTCCCGCCGGAGCGCCGGCGCAAGGCGGGCGTGGCGCACACCCTGCGCACCTATGGCGGCCTGTTCCGCGACCGCACCTACGTCGGCCTGGTCCTGGTGGCGGGGCTCGTCATGGCGGGGCTGTTCGCCTACGTCTCCGGCAGCTCGTTCGTCTACCAGGAGCAGTTCGGCCTCGACGAGCAGCAGTTCGGTCTGCTCTTCGGCGCCGGCGCGATCTGGCTGATCGCCGGTACCCAGCTCAACGCGGCCCTGCTGCGGCGGTTCGAACCGCGGCAGCTCCTGCCCGCCGCGATCGTCGGCGCGATGCTGGCCGGCCTGGCGCTGCTGATCCTGTCGTCGACCGGGACCGGGGGACTACCCGGCGTCGTCGCGCCCCTGTGGGTCGCACTGTTCTTCTGCGGGATCTCGATGCCCAACGGCCCGGCGCTCGCGCTCGCCCGGCACGGCGAGTCCGCCGGGACCGCGGCGGCGCTGCTCGGCGCGGTGCAGTTCGGCGTCGGCGCGCTGGTCTCGCCGCTGGTGGGCCTGCTCGGCAACGACGCGCCCGCGATGGGCGTCGTCATCTTCGCGGCCCTGCTGCTCGCGCTGCTGGTGCTCCTCACCGTCGTCCGGCCGTGGCAGCTGGCGGACCTCGACGAGGACGCCGCCGCCTGA
- a CDS encoding PadR family transcriptional regulator, with protein sequence MSLTHALLGLLAVRPSSGYELTKSFEGDLGRYAWQAGHTSIYPELNRLAERGLVEVTHEGARGSRTYAVTSEGRAELREWLLAPPRAGRVRNEQVLRMFLISALDPKDALILLRGIAEHTREGAEELRRIRVENDDVPFTSEEGFGLLAAEYGVRQYDAVHSWAVWAIERLEKELERAHT encoded by the coding sequence ATGTCGCTGACGCACGCGTTGCTGGGCCTGCTCGCCGTCCGGCCCTCGAGCGGGTACGAGCTGACGAAGTCGTTCGAGGGCGACCTGGGCCGCTACGCCTGGCAGGCCGGGCACACGAGCATCTACCCGGAGCTGAACCGGCTCGCGGAGCGCGGGCTCGTCGAGGTCACTCACGAGGGCGCACGCGGCAGCCGGACCTACGCCGTCACCTCCGAGGGCCGCGCCGAGCTGCGCGAATGGCTGCTGGCGCCGCCGCGGGCGGGCCGGGTCCGCAACGAGCAGGTGCTGCGGATGTTCCTGATCTCCGCCCTGGACCCGAAGGACGCGCTGATCCTGCTCCGCGGGATCGCCGAGCACACCCGGGAGGGCGCGGAAGAGCTGCGCCGGATCCGGGTGGAGAACGACGACGTGCCGTTCACCAGCGAGGAGGGGTTCGGGCTGCTCGCCGCGGAGTACGGGGTGCGGCAGTACGACGCCGTGCACAGCTGGGCGGTCTGGGCGATCGAGCGCCTGGAGAAGGAGCTGGAACGCGCCCATACCTGA
- a CDS encoding carotenoid oxygenase family protein — translation MTTGTSPRYLTGHLAPVPDEIEARDLAVTGILPPELTGRYFRNGPNPLPGQDPGHWFMGAGMLHGIRLRDGRAEWYRNRWTRTRALQGQPFIRPDGTFDRTAVVANTHVVEHGGKIMALVENGFPYVVTPELDTVGPDDFGGRLTTAMTAHPKTDPATGELHFFGYGFAPPLLTYYRLDAAGTLVESAAIDVPGPTMMHDFAITEHHAVFMDLPMTFQFRQGMPYAWDESYGARLGVMPLDRPGEVRWFAIDPCYVFHVGNAHEDAAGRIVLDAARYAPADVAAMWDALGPNPAGHASAAASTGLARLHRWTLDPATGAVTESALAERGLEFPTLDDERVGRPSRYLYAVADPGHAAGGSAILRYDGERGSTSAHSLGPDVVAGEAVFVPAAGIDRGEDEGWLLSVITTRDGKASELLVLDASDVSAAPVATVTLPRGVPAGFHGSWIADAREES, via the coding sequence ATGACCACCGGCACCTCACCGCGCTACCTGACCGGGCACCTCGCCCCCGTCCCGGACGAGATCGAGGCCCGGGACCTGGCCGTCACCGGCATCCTGCCGCCCGAGCTGACCGGCCGGTACTTCCGCAACGGCCCCAACCCGCTGCCCGGCCAGGACCCGGGCCACTGGTTCATGGGCGCCGGGATGCTGCACGGCATCCGGCTCCGGGACGGCCGGGCCGAGTGGTACCGCAACCGCTGGACGCGGACGAGGGCCCTGCAGGGGCAGCCCTTCATCCGACCGGACGGCACGTTCGACCGGACGGCCGTCGTCGCCAACACCCACGTCGTCGAGCACGGCGGGAAGATCATGGCGCTGGTCGAGAACGGCTTCCCGTACGTCGTGACGCCGGAGCTCGACACGGTCGGTCCGGACGACTTCGGGGGCCGGCTCACCACCGCGATGACCGCCCACCCCAAGACCGACCCGGCCACCGGTGAGCTGCACTTCTTCGGCTACGGCTTCGCCCCGCCGTTGCTCACCTACTACCGGCTCGACGCCGCCGGGACGCTCGTCGAGAGCGCCGCGATCGACGTGCCCGGGCCGACGATGATGCACGACTTCGCGATCACCGAACACCACGCGGTGTTCATGGACCTGCCGATGACGTTCCAGTTCCGGCAGGGGATGCCCTACGCCTGGGACGAGTCCTACGGCGCCCGCCTCGGCGTCATGCCGCTGGACCGGCCGGGCGAGGTCCGCTGGTTCGCGATCGACCCCTGCTACGTCTTCCACGTCGGCAACGCGCACGAGGACGCGGCCGGACGGATCGTCCTGGACGCCGCGCGGTACGCCCCCGCGGACGTCGCCGCCATGTGGGACGCCCTCGGCCCGAACCCGGCTGGTCATGCCTCCGCCGCCGCGTCGACCGGCCTCGCCCGGCTGCACCGCTGGACCCTGGACCCGGCCACCGGCGCCGTCACCGAGAGCGCGCTGGCCGAGCGCGGGCTCGAGTTCCCCACCCTCGACGACGAGCGGGTGGGCCGCCCGAGCCGCTACCTGTACGCGGTCGCGGACCCCGGACACGCGGCCGGCGGGAGCGCGATCCTGCGCTACGACGGCGAGCGGGGCAGCACGTCCGCGCACTCGCTGGGCCCGGACGTCGTCGCCGGGGAGGCGGTGTTCGTACCGGCCGCCGGCATCGATCGCGGTGAGGACGAGGGCTGGCTGCTCTCGGTCATCACCACCCGGGACGGGAAGGCGTCCGAGCTGCTCGTGCTCGACGCGTCGGACGTCTCGGCCGCGCCGGTCGCGACCGTCACGCTCCCGCGCGGCGTGCCCGCGGGCTTCCACGGATCCTGGATCGCCGACGCGCGGGAGGAGTCGTGA
- a CDS encoding VC0807 family protein, translating to MTDEQTRSRPAGAGPLGIVRGLAWDVGLPAGAYYALHLLGASDWVALLAATGVAGLRLVWTALRDRALNAFALVMLIVYGIGLVLAFATGDPRLLLLRSSITTAAVGVAFLVSAALGRRPLTLAAQQSFSPGSAAELAEGYRTQPLARHGHRVSSTVWGAGLVTESVLRIPIVFLLPVDVAVGLSEGLLVVTFALLILWNGWYVRRLTRSGRAPARGPRTTAGRAG from the coding sequence ATGACCGACGAGCAGACCCGGTCGCGGCCCGCCGGCGCCGGTCCGCTGGGCATCGTCCGCGGGCTGGCCTGGGACGTCGGGCTGCCCGCCGGGGCGTACTACGCGCTGCACCTGCTGGGCGCGTCGGACTGGGTGGCCCTCCTGGCTGCCACCGGGGTCGCCGGGTTGCGCCTGGTCTGGACGGCGCTGCGGGACCGTGCGCTCAACGCGTTCGCGCTGGTGATGTTGATCGTCTACGGCATCGGGTTGGTCCTGGCTTTCGCCACGGGAGATCCCCGCCTGCTGCTGCTCCGCAGCTCGATCACGACCGCCGCGGTCGGGGTCGCGTTCCTGGTCAGCGCCGCACTCGGCAGGCGGCCGCTGACCCTCGCGGCGCAGCAGAGCTTCTCCCCGGGGTCCGCGGCGGAGCTCGCCGAGGGGTACCGGACGCAGCCGCTGGCTCGGCACGGCCACCGGGTGAGCTCGACGGTCTGGGGCGCGGGCCTGGTCACCGAGTCCGTGCTCCGGATCCCGATCGTGTTCCTGCTGCCCGTCGACGTCGCGGTGGGGCTGTCCGAGGGCCTGCTAGTCGTGACGTTCGCGCTGCTGATCCTCTGGAACGGCTGGTACGTCCGGCGGCTCACGCGGTCCGGACGGGCTCCGGCTCGCGGACCACGAACAACGGCAGGAAGAGCTGGGTGA
- the yczE gene encoding membrane protein YczE, with product MAAPDLRPLPVAHAPLRRLSQLFAGLALYGTSMAMQIRGGLGLNPWDVLHQGLATRLPISFGAITAVTGVVVLLLWIPLRQRPGIGTVANVVVIAFAVDAALALLPAPTGLVPRVAMMAGGIVLNGVASAAYVGARLGPGPRDGLMTGFAARTGRSIRLVRTAIEIVVLGTGWLLGGTVGVGTVLYALAIGPLTQLFLPLFVVREPEPVRTA from the coding sequence ATGGCCGCCCCCGACCTCCGCCCCCTGCCCGTCGCGCACGCCCCGCTCCGCCGCCTGTCCCAGCTCTTCGCGGGCCTCGCGCTCTACGGGACCTCGATGGCGATGCAGATCCGCGGCGGCCTCGGCCTCAACCCGTGGGACGTCCTGCACCAGGGGCTCGCGACGCGGCTCCCGATCAGCTTCGGTGCGATCACCGCGGTGACCGGCGTCGTCGTGCTGCTGCTGTGGATCCCGCTGCGGCAGCGCCCGGGGATCGGGACGGTGGCCAACGTCGTGGTGATCGCGTTCGCCGTCGACGCCGCGCTGGCCCTGCTCCCCGCGCCGACCGGCCTGGTCCCGCGGGTCGCGATGATGGCCGGCGGGATCGTGCTCAACGGCGTCGCCTCCGCCGCGTACGTCGGCGCCCGGCTCGGCCCGGGCCCCCGCGACGGCCTGATGACGGGGTTCGCCGCCCGCACCGGCCGGTCGATCCGGCTGGTGCGGACGGCCATCGAGATCGTCGTGCTCGGGACGGGCTGGCTGCTGGGCGGGACCGTCGGCGTCGGCACCGTGCTCTACGCGCTGGCGATCGGGCCGCTCACCCAGCTCTTCCTGCCGTTGTTCGTGGTCCGCGAGCCGGAGCCCGTCCGGACCGCGTGA
- a CDS encoding bifunctional 5,10-methylenetetrahydrofolate dehydrogenase/5,10-methenyltetrahydrofolate cyclohydrolase, translating into MTARLLPGKPVAERVLADVTARASALREQGVTPSLATILVGDDDASAGYIRIKQKQAAELGIDSPHTHLPADATQEDLVRAITGYNQDPSVHGLLIQYPVPGHLDYDAALSVMDPDKDVDGMHPTNMGRLAVGLPGPLPCTPAGIEELLAFHEIPVSGREVVILGRGATLGRPLAMLLTQKRPTANAAVTVVHTGVPDWDRYTRRADILIAAAGVPGIIQPEHVKPGATVVGGGVRYSGKKLLPDVDESCAEVAGAITPRVGGVGPTTVAMLFRNVIAAAEKASA; encoded by the coding sequence ATGACCGCACGTCTGTTGCCCGGTAAGCCCGTCGCCGAGAGGGTCCTGGCGGACGTCACCGCCCGCGCCTCCGCCCTGCGTGAGCAGGGGGTCACGCCCAGCCTGGCCACGATCCTCGTCGGCGACGACGACGCGAGCGCCGGTTACATCCGGATCAAGCAGAAGCAGGCCGCCGAGCTCGGCATCGACTCGCCGCACACCCACCTCCCCGCCGATGCCACCCAGGAGGACCTGGTCCGGGCGATCACCGGGTACAACCAGGACCCGTCCGTGCACGGGCTGCTGATCCAGTACCCGGTGCCCGGCCACCTGGACTACGACGCCGCGCTGTCCGTGATGGACCCGGACAAGGACGTCGACGGCATGCACCCGACGAACATGGGCCGCCTCGCCGTCGGCCTGCCCGGCCCGCTGCCCTGCACCCCCGCGGGGATCGAGGAGCTGCTGGCCTTCCACGAGATCCCGGTGTCCGGCCGCGAGGTCGTCATCCTGGGCCGGGGCGCGACGCTCGGCCGCCCGCTCGCGATGCTGCTCACCCAGAAGCGCCCGACGGCGAACGCCGCGGTGACGGTGGTGCACACCGGCGTCCCCGACTGGGACCGCTACACCAGGCGCGCGGACATCCTCATCGCCGCCGCCGGCGTCCCGGGGATCATCCAGCCGGAACACGTGAAGCCGGGCGCGACCGTCGTCGGGGGCGGGGTGCGGTACTCCGGCAAGAAGCTGCTGCCGGACGTCGACGAGTCCTGCGCCGAGGTCGCCGGCGCGATCACGCCGCGGGTCGGCGGCGTGGGGCCGACGACGGTCGCCATGCTCTTCCGGAACGTGATCGCGGCGGCGGAGAAGGCCTCCGCCTGA
- a CDS encoding alpha/beta hydrolase, translating to MTGTRRDIEFDAEGTTLRGWFYRAEGASGPAPTVVMAHGFSAVKEMYLDSFAEVFAAAGLNALVFDNRNFGASDGEPRQEIDPVAQVRDYRHAITHATTLDEVDGTRIGIWGSSYSGGHVLVVGAIDRRVKAIVSQVPLVSGSANIGELVRADFRAGFREMFDADRAARYAGDPPAMVPVVDEDPNAPSALPTPDSYTWFTETGKLRAPSWRNEVTLRTVEMLGEYEPIAYIGRISPTPLLMLVAQGDHLTPAHLAIDAYEHAREPKELKIMPGGHFDAYVDGFDHASPPARDFFVRHLGA from the coding sequence ATGACCGGGACACGACGGGACATCGAGTTCGACGCGGAGGGCACGACGCTGCGGGGCTGGTTCTACCGGGCGGAAGGGGCGAGCGGCCCGGCCCCGACGGTCGTCATGGCGCACGGGTTCTCGGCCGTCAAGGAGATGTACCTGGACTCGTTCGCCGAGGTCTTCGCCGCGGCCGGGCTGAACGCGCTGGTCTTCGACAACCGCAACTTCGGCGCCAGTGACGGCGAGCCGCGCCAGGAGATCGACCCGGTCGCGCAGGTCCGGGACTACCGGCACGCGATCACCCACGCGACCACCCTCGACGAGGTCGACGGCACCCGGATCGGCATCTGGGGTTCGAGCTACTCCGGCGGCCACGTGCTCGTCGTGGGCGCGATCGACCGCCGGGTCAAGGCCATCGTGTCGCAGGTCCCGCTGGTCAGCGGCTCGGCCAACATCGGGGAGCTGGTCCGCGCGGACTTCCGGGCCGGCTTCCGCGAGATGTTCGACGCCGACCGCGCCGCCCGCTACGCCGGGGACCCGCCCGCGATGGTGCCGGTCGTCGACGAGGACCCGAACGCCCCGTCCGCGCTGCCGACCCCGGACTCGTACACCTGGTTCACCGAGACCGGGAAGCTCCGCGCGCCGTCCTGGCGCAACGAGGTCACGCTGCGGACCGTCGAGATGCTCGGGGAGTACGAGCCGATCGCGTACATCGGCCGGATCAGCCCGACCCCGCTGCTGATGCTCGTCGCGCAGGGCGACCACCTCACCCCGGCCCATCTCGCCATCGATGCGTACGAGCACGCCCGCGAGCCGAAGGAGCTGAAGATCATGCCGGGCGGCCACTTCGACGCCTATGTCGACGGCTTCGACCACGCGAGCCCGCCGGCGCGGGACTTCTTCGTACGGCACCTCGGGGCCTGA